A genomic window from Chiloscyllium punctatum isolate Juve2018m chromosome 50, sChiPun1.3, whole genome shotgun sequence includes:
- the LOC140470121 gene encoding coiled-coil domain-containing protein 115-like gives MGNKWVSSLQYGPQMVPLARIDVSPNEDGHRSFKVERVDSGERTRAGGVEEDQKEVLEVGAQGQVRRRKTRWGAQEGQRLKSDGELASDSQALEERPAGHGGRHQPGQDPLRWFGVLVPRSLRDAQAAFKEAMELAAEVATLQSSLVSAKAEYQALLRQKHKLIGPQSV, from the exons ATGGGAAACAAATGGGTTTCGTCGTTGCAGTACGGACCGCAGATGGTGCCTTTGGCCCGCATCGACGTGAG TCCGAACGAAGACGGTCACCGCAGCTTCAAAGTTGAGAGAGTGGACTCCGGGGAACGAACAAGGGCAGGAGGTGTCGAGGAAGATCAGAAGGAGGTACTAGAGGTTGGAGCCCAAGGGCAGG TGCGAAGACGAAAGACCAGGTGGGGAGCCCAGGAGGGGCAGCGGCTGAAATCGGACGGTGAGCTGGCCAGTGACTCGCAGGCGTTGGAAGAGAGGCCGGCGGGGCACGGAGGCCGACACCAGCCCGGCCAGGACCCCCTCCGCTGGTTTGGGGTCCTCGTGCCTCGGAGCTTACGAGACGCTCAGGCAGCTTTCAAAGAAG CGATGGAGCTCGCGGCTGAGGTGGCGACCTTACAGAGTAGCCTCGTCAGCGCCAAGGCAGAATACCAGGCCCTCCTGCGGCAGAAGCACAAACTCATTGGACCCCAGAGCGTGTGA